Proteins co-encoded in one Malus sylvestris chromosome 7, drMalSylv7.2, whole genome shotgun sequence genomic window:
- the LOC126630193 gene encoding caffeic acid 3-O-methyltransferase 1-like yields the protein MFSGLISQPYALQLVVSSVLSFSMQSAIELGVFDIIAKEGPNAKLSASEIATHIGTMTPDGPMMLDRLLAVLASNSVLDCTVVNGKVEKCFRRLYSLTPVSKQFVTTEDGVSLGPVLALFQDKVFLESWPHLKDAIIEGENPFDRAYGMHAFKYAGVDPRFNKMFNKGMFNWTTILMKRILDLYKGFEHVKQIVDVGGSLGVAISLITSKYPHIKGINFDLPHVRKHAPSYPGVEHVGGDMFETIPNGDAIFLEFILHGWLDEDCIKLLKICYNAIPDDGKVIVVEALLPIKPETDLSVRVNALFDVQMMTQTRGGMERSPEEFTALATGAGFSGIRFECFAANFGVMEFYK from the exons ATGTTTTCGggtttgatctct CAGCCTTATGCACTGCAGCTGGTGGTTTCTTCTGTGCTGTCTTTCTCCATGCAGTCGGCAATTGAGCTTGGCGTTTTTGACATCATAGCGAAAGAGGGTCCAAATGCCAAGCTCTCTGCATCTGAGATTGCAACTCACATCGGCACCATGACCCCTGACGGACCCATGATGCTAGATCGTCTTCTAGCTGTCCTGGCCAGTAACTCCGTCCTCGATTGCACGGTTGTTAACGGTAAAGTTGAAAAGTGTTTCCGAAGGCTCTACAGCCTTACCCCTGTGTCCAAGCAATTTGTGACTACTGAAGATGGTGTTTCCTTAGGCCCTGTATTGGCGCTGTTTCAAGACAAGGTCTTCTTAGAAAGCTG GCCTCATCTGAAAGATGCAATTATTGAAGGAGAAAATCCATTTGACAGAGCGTATGGC ATGCACGCCTTTAAGTACGCAGGTGTCGACCCTAGGTTTAATAAAATGTTCAACAAGGGAATGTTCAACTGGACCACCATACTTATGAAGAGGATTCTTGATCTCTACAAAGGGTTTGAGCACGTTAAGCAGATTGTTGATGTTGGTGGTAGTCTGGGAGTAGCAATTAGTCTAATCACTTCTAAATATCCACATATTAAAGGCATCAATTTTGATTTGCCTCATGTTAGAAAACATGCCCCCTCTTATCCTG GTGTGGAACATGTAGGAGGAGACATGTTTGAAACTATTCCGAATGGGGATGCCATTTTTCTGGAG TTCATACTTCATGGCTGGTTGGATGAAGACTGcataaaattattgaaaatttgTTACAATGCAATTCCAGACGATGGAAAAGTGATTGTGGTGGAGGCCCTTCTCCCAATTAAGCCGGAGACTGACCTATCTGTGAGGGTAAACGCCCTATTTGATGTGCAAATGATGACTCAAACGCGGGGAGGGATGGAGAGGAGCCCAGAAGAATTCACGGCCCTGGCAACTGGTGCTGGATTTAGTGGCATCAGATTTGAATGTTTTGCCGCTAATTTTGGGGTGATGGAATTCTACAAGTAG